One Gadus morhua chromosome 1, gadMor3.0, whole genome shotgun sequence DNA segment encodes these proteins:
- the LOC115547696 gene encoding vegetative cell wall protein gp1 isoform X2 — MSDTWPGSVAPEPSSSNMDSAGSCDSVISTNSGFSVDSLQHLSAAERECLMYLEETIDSLDVDEDSGLSNDEPETSHQAAAIAVHPSKAADQSGEDSERDQGRPVHHGVPTTLPLSNGFGNLPQMAPADVHEPKTPEVSNNSNTPLETETGELETSKLHCEVQGIDSATDSLAPQAQMLASAADGNCDLCAPSDTKLEPNQSSPQPETELILIPPPSDFMDEPGPEPQSWPQPQPGPEPQPEPEQQSGPEPQPEPEPQSGPEPQPEPEPQSGPEPQLEPEPQSGPEPQPEAEPQSGPEPQPEPEPQSGPEPQPEERPDPTVSVETPVRRQHVDVEELRKRASSKRAPVSSDVVHPPVPHLAVAEVPETPSAPHSQTVTTANLLPEHLEPKSPPAVAPKPKKLPSNIIFKSQKPFADSNFSPPASDRMLSEGQKIRMEALRKLGLLKAEDADLDPRLSLPTSSHSRRSWAAPLSPAARQTPPSPSIRTPSPTVSTVPVPPPWAEVSTQANAALTPAALAKDILPVPSAFSDTGEPPSLYHSQEASPAKIIISAPTVNTGVKSATLAHSGTGLSSLKPSLGVLRNGRPRPASLGSGKDFSHVKVEALAPNAKDASTRRSTPVAPVSQNAGESTGVPRYHGVSVVICPRAENDEGRRHALKKLGLLKD, encoded by the exons ATG AGTGACACGTGGCCCGGCAGCGTTGCCCCAGAACCTTCCAGCAGTAATATGGACAGCGCTGGAAGCTGTGACAGCGTGATCAGCACCAACTCTGGCTTT AGTGTGGACAGTCTGCAGCACCTGTCTGCCGCGGAGAGGGAGTGTCTTATGTATCTGGAGGAAACAATTGACTCTCTGGACGTGGATGAAGACAGTGGACTGTCCAATGACGAGCCAGAAACTTCCCATCAGGCTGCAGCTATAGCCGTCCACCCCTCAAAAGCTGCGGATCAGAGCGGAGAAG ACTCTGAAAGGGACCAGGGCAGACCTGTCCATCATGGGGTGCCCACAACCCTTCCCCTGTCCAACGGTTTTGGGAACCTCCCACAGATGGCCCCGGCAGACGTCCATGAACCTAAAACCCCTGAGGTGTCAAACAACTCAAACACTCCGTTGGAAACAGAAACAGGAGAATTGGAAACATCTAAGTTACACTGTGAGGTACAAGGAATTGACTCCGCAACCGACTCATTGGCTCCGCAAGCACAGATGTTAGCTTCAGCGGCAGATGGGAACTGTGACCTGTGTGCCCCCTCGGACACTAAGCTTGAGCCCAATCAGTCCAGCCCTCAGCCTGAGACTGAGCTGATTTTGATCCCCCCTCCGTCTGACTTCATGGATGAACCAGGGCCTGAGCCACAATCATGGCCACAGCCACAACCAGGGCCAGAGCCACAACCAGAGCCTGAACAACAATCAGGGCCTGAGCCACAACCAGAGCCTGAACCACAATCAGGGCCTGAGCCACAACCAGAGCCTGAACCACAATCAGGGCCAGAGCCACAACTAGAGCCTGAACCACAATCCGGGCCTGAGCCACAACCAGAGGCTGAACCACAATCAGGGCCTGAGCCACAACCAGAGCCTGAACCACAATCAGGGCCTGAGCCACAACCAGAGGAGCGCCCGGATCCTACCGTATCCGTGGAGACGCCTGTCAGAAGACAGCACGTCGATGTGGAGGAGCTCCGTAAGAGAGCCTCCAGCAAGAGAGCTCCTGTGAGCTCCGATGTCGTCCATCCACCGGTCCCCCACCTGGCTGTGGCAGAAGTGCCTGAGACTCCCAGTGCACCCCACTCCCAGACGGTTACCACAGCCAACCTTCTCCCTGAACATCTTGAGCCCAAGAGCCCACCTGCTGTGGCCCCAAAGCCCAAGAAACTTCCTTCAAACATCATCTTCAAGTCCCAGAAGCCTTTTGCCGATAGTAACTTCTCCCCACCTGCCAGTGACAGGATGCTGTCGGAAGGCCAGAAGATCCGCATGGAAGCGCTCAGAAAGCTTGGTCTCCTCAAAGCCGAAGACGCAGACTTAGATCCACGCCTGAGTCTGCCTACTAGTTCCCACTCCAGGAGGTCTTGGGCTGCCCCCTTGTCTCCAGCAGCTCGGCAAACTCCCCCATCACCTTCGATTCGAACGCCATCGCCTACCGTTTCCACCGTCCCAGTGCCCCCTCCCTGGGCCGAGGTTTCCACACAGGCCAACGCGGCTTTGACGCCGGCAGCTCTGGCCAAAGATATTCTCCCAGTTCCTTCTGCTTTCAGTGACACCGGTGAACCACCGTCCCTATATCACAGCCAGGAAGCATCTCCCGCTAAGATCATTATCTCAGCGCCCACCGTTAACACCGGTGTCAAATCTGCCACCCTTGCACACTCGGGAACAGGCTTGAGTAGCCTCAAGCCAAGCCTCGGCGTGCTGCGTAACGGCCGCCCCCGCCCCGCCTCTCTGGGCTCCGGGAAGGACTTTTCTCATGTCAAGGTGGAGGCGTTAGCGCCCAACGCTAAGGATGCTAGCACCAGGAGGTCCACCCCGGTCGCCCCTGTCTCGCAGAACGCTGGAGAGTCCACGGGAGTGCCTCGCTACCACGGGGTCAGCGTGGTCATCTGCCCCCGCGCGGAAAACGACGAGGGCCGACGCCATGCCCTCAAGAAGCTTGGTCTACTGAAGGACTAG
- the LOC115547696 gene encoding specifically androgen-regulated gene protein isoform X1 has protein sequence MPKSDTWPGSVAPEPSSSNMDSAGSCDSVISTNSGFSVDSLQHLSAAERECLMYLEETIDSLDVDEDSGLSNDEPETSHQAAAIAVHPSKAADQSGEDSERDQGRPVHHGVPTTLPLSNGFGNLPQMAPADVHEPKTPEVSNNSNTPLETETGELETSKLHCEVQGIDSATDSLAPQAQMLASAADGNCDLCAPSDTKLEPNQSSPQPETELILIPPPSDFMDEPGPEPQSWPQPQPGPEPQPEPEQQSGPEPQPEPEPQSGPEPQPEPEPQSGPEPQLEPEPQSGPEPQPEAEPQSGPEPQPEPEPQSGPEPQPEERPDPTVSVETPVRRQHVDVEELRKRASSKRAPVSSDVVHPPVPHLAVAEVPETPSAPHSQTVTTANLLPEHLEPKSPPAVAPKPKKLPSNIIFKSQKPFADSNFSPPASDRMLSEGQKIRMEALRKLGLLKAEDADLDPRLSLPTSSHSRRSWAAPLSPAARQTPPSPSIRTPSPTVSTVPVPPPWAEVSTQANAALTPAALAKDILPVPSAFSDTGEPPSLYHSQEASPAKIIISAPTVNTGVKSATLAHSGTGLSSLKPSLGVLRNGRPRPASLGSGKDFSHVKVEALAPNAKDASTRRSTPVAPVSQNAGESTGVPRYHGVSVVICPRAENDEGRRHALKKLGLLKD, from the exons ATGCCTAAGAGTGACACGTGGCCCGGCAGCGTTGCCCCAGAACCTTCCAGCAGTAATATGGACAGCGCTGGAAGCTGTGACAGCGTGATCAGCACCAACTCTGGCTTT AGTGTGGACAGTCTGCAGCACCTGTCTGCCGCGGAGAGGGAGTGTCTTATGTATCTGGAGGAAACAATTGACTCTCTGGACGTGGATGAAGACAGTGGACTGTCCAATGACGAGCCAGAAACTTCCCATCAGGCTGCAGCTATAGCCGTCCACCCCTCAAAAGCTGCGGATCAGAGCGGAGAAG ACTCTGAAAGGGACCAGGGCAGACCTGTCCATCATGGGGTGCCCACAACCCTTCCCCTGTCCAACGGTTTTGGGAACCTCCCACAGATGGCCCCGGCAGACGTCCATGAACCTAAAACCCCTGAGGTGTCAAACAACTCAAACACTCCGTTGGAAACAGAAACAGGAGAATTGGAAACATCTAAGTTACACTGTGAGGTACAAGGAATTGACTCCGCAACCGACTCATTGGCTCCGCAAGCACAGATGTTAGCTTCAGCGGCAGATGGGAACTGTGACCTGTGTGCCCCCTCGGACACTAAGCTTGAGCCCAATCAGTCCAGCCCTCAGCCTGAGACTGAGCTGATTTTGATCCCCCCTCCGTCTGACTTCATGGATGAACCAGGGCCTGAGCCACAATCATGGCCACAGCCACAACCAGGGCCAGAGCCACAACCAGAGCCTGAACAACAATCAGGGCCTGAGCCACAACCAGAGCCTGAACCACAATCAGGGCCTGAGCCACAACCAGAGCCTGAACCACAATCAGGGCCAGAGCCACAACTAGAGCCTGAACCACAATCCGGGCCTGAGCCACAACCAGAGGCTGAACCACAATCAGGGCCTGAGCCACAACCAGAGCCTGAACCACAATCAGGGCCTGAGCCACAACCAGAGGAGCGCCCGGATCCTACCGTATCCGTGGAGACGCCTGTCAGAAGACAGCACGTCGATGTGGAGGAGCTCCGTAAGAGAGCCTCCAGCAAGAGAGCTCCTGTGAGCTCCGATGTCGTCCATCCACCGGTCCCCCACCTGGCTGTGGCAGAAGTGCCTGAGACTCCCAGTGCACCCCACTCCCAGACGGTTACCACAGCCAACCTTCTCCCTGAACATCTTGAGCCCAAGAGCCCACCTGCTGTGGCCCCAAAGCCCAAGAAACTTCCTTCAAACATCATCTTCAAGTCCCAGAAGCCTTTTGCCGATAGTAACTTCTCCCCACCTGCCAGTGACAGGATGCTGTCGGAAGGCCAGAAGATCCGCATGGAAGCGCTCAGAAAGCTTGGTCTCCTCAAAGCCGAAGACGCAGACTTAGATCCACGCCTGAGTCTGCCTACTAGTTCCCACTCCAGGAGGTCTTGGGCTGCCCCCTTGTCTCCAGCAGCTCGGCAAACTCCCCCATCACCTTCGATTCGAACGCCATCGCCTACCGTTTCCACCGTCCCAGTGCCCCCTCCCTGGGCCGAGGTTTCCACACAGGCCAACGCGGCTTTGACGCCGGCAGCTCTGGCCAAAGATATTCTCCCAGTTCCTTCTGCTTTCAGTGACACCGGTGAACCACCGTCCCTATATCACAGCCAGGAAGCATCTCCCGCTAAGATCATTATCTCAGCGCCCACCGTTAACACCGGTGTCAAATCTGCCACCCTTGCACACTCGGGAACAGGCTTGAGTAGCCTCAAGCCAAGCCTCGGCGTGCTGCGTAACGGCCGCCCCCGCCCCGCCTCTCTGGGCTCCGGGAAGGACTTTTCTCATGTCAAGGTGGAGGCGTTAGCGCCCAACGCTAAGGATGCTAGCACCAGGAGGTCCACCCCGGTCGCCCCTGTCTCGCAGAACGCTGGAGAGTCCACGGGAGTGCCTCGCTACCACGGGGTCAGCGTGGTCATCTGCCCCCGCGCGGAAAACGACGAGGGCCGACGCCATGCCCTCAAGAAGCTTGGTCTACTGAAGGACTAG
- the LOC115547696 gene encoding pollen-specific leucine-rich repeat extensin-like protein 1 isoform X3, with protein sequence MSVDSLQHLSAAERECLMYLEETIDSLDVDEDSGLSNDEPETSHQAAAIAVHPSKAADQSGEDSERDQGRPVHHGVPTTLPLSNGFGNLPQMAPADVHEPKTPEVSNNSNTPLETETGELETSKLHCEVQGIDSATDSLAPQAQMLASAADGNCDLCAPSDTKLEPNQSSPQPETELILIPPPSDFMDEPGPEPQSWPQPQPGPEPQPEPEQQSGPEPQPEPEPQSGPEPQPEPEPQSGPEPQLEPEPQSGPEPQPEAEPQSGPEPQPEPEPQSGPEPQPEERPDPTVSVETPVRRQHVDVEELRKRASSKRAPVSSDVVHPPVPHLAVAEVPETPSAPHSQTVTTANLLPEHLEPKSPPAVAPKPKKLPSNIIFKSQKPFADSNFSPPASDRMLSEGQKIRMEALRKLGLLKAEDADLDPRLSLPTSSHSRRSWAAPLSPAARQTPPSPSIRTPSPTVSTVPVPPPWAEVSTQANAALTPAALAKDILPVPSAFSDTGEPPSLYHSQEASPAKIIISAPTVNTGVKSATLAHSGTGLSSLKPSLGVLRNGRPRPASLGSGKDFSHVKVEALAPNAKDASTRRSTPVAPVSQNAGESTGVPRYHGVSVVICPRAENDEGRRHALKKLGLLKD encoded by the exons ATG AGTGTGGACAGTCTGCAGCACCTGTCTGCCGCGGAGAGGGAGTGTCTTATGTATCTGGAGGAAACAATTGACTCTCTGGACGTGGATGAAGACAGTGGACTGTCCAATGACGAGCCAGAAACTTCCCATCAGGCTGCAGCTATAGCCGTCCACCCCTCAAAAGCTGCGGATCAGAGCGGAGAAG ACTCTGAAAGGGACCAGGGCAGACCTGTCCATCATGGGGTGCCCACAACCCTTCCCCTGTCCAACGGTTTTGGGAACCTCCCACAGATGGCCCCGGCAGACGTCCATGAACCTAAAACCCCTGAGGTGTCAAACAACTCAAACACTCCGTTGGAAACAGAAACAGGAGAATTGGAAACATCTAAGTTACACTGTGAGGTACAAGGAATTGACTCCGCAACCGACTCATTGGCTCCGCAAGCACAGATGTTAGCTTCAGCGGCAGATGGGAACTGTGACCTGTGTGCCCCCTCGGACACTAAGCTTGAGCCCAATCAGTCCAGCCCTCAGCCTGAGACTGAGCTGATTTTGATCCCCCCTCCGTCTGACTTCATGGATGAACCAGGGCCTGAGCCACAATCATGGCCACAGCCACAACCAGGGCCAGAGCCACAACCAGAGCCTGAACAACAATCAGGGCCTGAGCCACAACCAGAGCCTGAACCACAATCAGGGCCTGAGCCACAACCAGAGCCTGAACCACAATCAGGGCCAGAGCCACAACTAGAGCCTGAACCACAATCCGGGCCTGAGCCACAACCAGAGGCTGAACCACAATCAGGGCCTGAGCCACAACCAGAGCCTGAACCACAATCAGGGCCTGAGCCACAACCAGAGGAGCGCCCGGATCCTACCGTATCCGTGGAGACGCCTGTCAGAAGACAGCACGTCGATGTGGAGGAGCTCCGTAAGAGAGCCTCCAGCAAGAGAGCTCCTGTGAGCTCCGATGTCGTCCATCCACCGGTCCCCCACCTGGCTGTGGCAGAAGTGCCTGAGACTCCCAGTGCACCCCACTCCCAGACGGTTACCACAGCCAACCTTCTCCCTGAACATCTTGAGCCCAAGAGCCCACCTGCTGTGGCCCCAAAGCCCAAGAAACTTCCTTCAAACATCATCTTCAAGTCCCAGAAGCCTTTTGCCGATAGTAACTTCTCCCCACCTGCCAGTGACAGGATGCTGTCGGAAGGCCAGAAGATCCGCATGGAAGCGCTCAGAAAGCTTGGTCTCCTCAAAGCCGAAGACGCAGACTTAGATCCACGCCTGAGTCTGCCTACTAGTTCCCACTCCAGGAGGTCTTGGGCTGCCCCCTTGTCTCCAGCAGCTCGGCAAACTCCCCCATCACCTTCGATTCGAACGCCATCGCCTACCGTTTCCACCGTCCCAGTGCCCCCTCCCTGGGCCGAGGTTTCCACACAGGCCAACGCGGCTTTGACGCCGGCAGCTCTGGCCAAAGATATTCTCCCAGTTCCTTCTGCTTTCAGTGACACCGGTGAACCACCGTCCCTATATCACAGCCAGGAAGCATCTCCCGCTAAGATCATTATCTCAGCGCCCACCGTTAACACCGGTGTCAAATCTGCCACCCTTGCACACTCGGGAACAGGCTTGAGTAGCCTCAAGCCAAGCCTCGGCGTGCTGCGTAACGGCCGCCCCCGCCCCGCCTCTCTGGGCTCCGGGAAGGACTTTTCTCATGTCAAGGTGGAGGCGTTAGCGCCCAACGCTAAGGATGCTAGCACCAGGAGGTCCACCCCGGTCGCCCCTGTCTCGCAGAACGCTGGAGAGTCCACGGGAGTGCCTCGCTACCACGGGGTCAGCGTGGTCATCTGCCCCCGCGCGGAAAACGACGAGGGCCGACGCCATGCCCTCAAGAAGCTTGGTCTACTGAAGGACTAG